One Osmerus eperlanus chromosome 13, fOsmEpe2.1, whole genome shotgun sequence genomic region harbors:
- the pcdh10b gene encoding protocadherin-10b isoform X2: MIVLFVLLCIANGAVSQIRYSVPEEAEHGTFVGNIAEDLGLDFTKVASRRFQVVPNSRTPYLEVNLENGILFVNERIDREQICKQSASCQLNLEVFLENPLELFRIEIEVVDINDNPPSFPETDITVEISESATPGTRFPLESAFDPDVGSNALRTYDITTNNYFYLDVQTQTDGNKFAELVLEKPLDREQQAAHRYVLTAVDGGQPPRTGTALLVVKVLDSNDNVPVFDQPVYSVSLPENAPVGTLVIQLNATDLDEGQNGEIVYSFSNHISSRVKDLFSIDARTGRIEVRGEVDFEESGLYQIFVQAKDLGPNAVPAHCKVLVKVTDVNDNAPEITFSTVTESVNENAAPGTVIALLSVTDKDSEDNGQMHVEILGDVPFKLKTSFRNYFTIVTDGPLNRENADSYSVTVVARDKGTPSLATSKSIKVQVSDVNDNAPTFTQPFYDVYVTENNVPGAYIHAVTALDPDIGQNALISYSIMECDIQGMSVKTYVSINEETGYLYALRSFDYEQLKDFTFMVQAKDSGSPELYSNVTVKVIIVDQNDNPPSVIAPLGKNGTAREPLPRSAEPGYLVTRIVAMDADDGENARLSYSIQRGNENGMFRMDWRTGELRTARRVSTKRDPHQMYDLLIEIRDHGQPPLSSTASVFVVLVDSVVEGRNSGERGAAKAKEGSLDLTLILIIALGSVSFIFLLAMIVLAVRCQKEKKLNIYTCLTSECCLGCTTCCSRHARARKKKLSKSDIMLVQSAVNVTGASTAQVPVEESGSFGSHHQNQNYCYQVCLTPESAKTDLMFLKPCSPSRSTDTEHNPCGAIVTGYTDQQPDIISNGSILSSETKHQRAELSYLVDRPRRVNSSAFQEADLVSSKDSGHGDSEQGDSDHDATNRGHSSGADLFSNCTEECKALGHSDRCWMPSFVPSDGRQAADYRSNLHVPGMDSVPDTERGKGFASSFRVDIPETA, translated from the exons ATGATTGTGCTATTCGTTCTGCTGTGTATTGCGAATGGAGCTGTCTCGCAAATACGCTACTCAGTGCCGGAGGAGGCGGAACATGGCACGTTCGTGGGGAATATCGCCGAGGACCTGGGACTGGACTTCACCAAAGTCGCCTCGCGACGCTTCCAGGTAGTGCCCAACTCGCGGACACCGTATCTGGAAGTGAACCTGGAGAATGGAATTCTGTTCGTTAACGAAAGAATCGACCGTGAGCAGATCTGTAAGCAGAGTGCCAGCTGTCAGTTAAACCTGGAGGTGTTTCTTGAGAACCCGCTCGAGCTTTTCCGCATAGAAATAGAGGTCGTAGATATTAATGACAATCCACCCAGCTTCCCCGAGACCGACATCACCGTGGAAATCTCGGAGAGCGCTACCCCCGGAACCCGCTTCCCTTTGGAGAGCGCATTTGATCCGGACGTGGGCTCCAACGCCTTGCGCACATACGACATCACCACCAACAACTATTTCTACCTGGATGTGCAGACGCAAACGGACGGGAACAAATTCGCCGAGTTGGTGCTGGAGAAGCCGCTAGACAGAGAGCAGCAGGCGGCGCACAGATACGTGCTAACGGCGGTGGACGGTGGCCAGCCGCCTAGGACCGGCACCGCGCTTTTGGTGGTCAAAGTGCTGGATTCTAACGACAATGTACCCGTGTTTGATCAGCCCGTGTACTCTGTGAGCCTCCCCGAGAACGCACCGGTGGGCACCCTGGTTATTCAGCTGAACGCCACTGATTTGGACGAGGGTCAGAACGGAGAGATAGTGTATTCGTTCAGCAACCACATCTCAAGCCGCGTGAAGGACTTATTTAGCATAGATGCGCGCACTGGTCGCATCGAGGTGCGCGGAGAAGTGGATTTCGAGGAGAGTGGCTTGTATCAAATATTCGTTCAGGCGAAAGACCTCGGGCCAAATGCCGTGCCAGCGCACTGCAAAGTTCTGGTGAAAGTCACGGACGTGAACGATAACGCTCCCGAGATTACGTTTAGCACCGTGACCGAGTCTGTGAACGAGAACGCAGCCCCGGGCACCGTCATAGCGCTGCTGAGCGTGACGGACAAGGACTCGGAGGATAACGGACAGATGCACGTTGAAATTCTCGGGGACGTGCCGTTCAAACTCAAAACCTCATTTAGGAACTATTTCACTATTGTGACGGACGGACCATTAAACAGAGAAAATGCAGACTCTTACTCAGTCACTGTAGTTGCTAGGGATAAAGGTACCCCTTCTCTCGCCACTAGTAAATCTATCAAAGTCCAAGTGTCGGATGTGAATGACAATGCGCCAACGTTTACGCAGCCCTTTTATGATGTGTATGTGACTGAAAACAATGTTCCAGGCGCTTATATCCACGCTGTGACTGCTTTGGACCCAGACATAGGTCAGAACGCGCTCATAAGTTACTCCATAATGGAGTGTGATATTCAAGGTATGTCCGTAAAGACGTATGTGTCAATCAACGAAGAGACTGGCTATCTGTATGCACTCAGATCTTTTGATTACGAACAGCTGAAAGATTTCACCTTTATGGTTCAGGCGAAAGATTCTGGTAGCCCCGAGCTGTACTCTAACGTAACGGTCAAGGTGATCATCGTTGACCAGAATGACAACCCCCCATCGGTCATTGCCCCATTGGGAAAGAACGGCACCGCGAGAGAGCCTCTGCCCCGGTCCGCCGAGCCTGGATACCTGGTCACCCGCATCGTCGCCATGGACGCGGACGACGGCGAGAACGCACGGCTCTCCTACAGCATCCAGCGTGGGAACGAGAACGGCATGTTCAGAATGGACTGGCGGACTGGGGAGCTGCGCACAGCCCGACGTGTCTCCACCAAGCGGGACCCGCACCAGATGTACGACCTGTTGATTGAGATTAGGGACCACgggcagcctcctctctcctccaccgcgAGTGTGTTCGTCGTGCTGGTGGACAGCGTGGTGGAGGGTCGCAACAGCGGGGAGAGGGGCGCCGCCAAGGCCAAGGAGGGCTCCCTGGacctcaccctcatcctcatcatcgcCCTGGGCTCCGTCtccttcatcttcctcctcgcCATGATCGTGCTGGCGGTGCGCTGCCAGAAGGAAAAAAAGCTCAACATCTACACGTGCCTCACCAGCGAGTGCTGCCTGGGGTGCACGACCTGCTGTAGCAGGCACGCGCGAGCCCGCAAGAAAAAGCTCAGCAAGTCCGATATCATGCTGGTGCAGAGCGCCGTTAACGTCACCGGGGCCAGTACGGCCCAGGTACCTGTGGAAGAATCTGGGAGCTTCGGCTCTCACCATCAAAACCAGAACTATTGCTACCAGGTATGTCTGACTCCGGAGTCGGCCAAAACCGACCTCATGTTCCTAAAGCCGTGTAGCCCGTCTAGGAGCACAGACACGGAACACAACCCGTGCGGGGCTATAGTGACAGGGTACACTGACCAACAGCCCGACATCATATCAAATGGCAGCATTTTATCAAGCGAG ACCAAACATCAGCGAGCCGAGCTCAGTTACCTGGTGGACAGGCCCAGGCGCGTGAACAG cTCGGCGTTCCAAGAGGCCGATCTCGTGAGCTCGAAAGACAGCGGACACGGTGACAGCGAGCAGGGAGACAGTGACCACGACGCCACCAATCGAGGTCACTCCTCCG
- the pcdh10b gene encoding protocadherin-10b isoform X3: MIVLFVLLCIANGAVSQIRYSVPEEAEHGTFVGNIAEDLGLDFTKVASRRFQVVPNSRTPYLEVNLENGILFVNERIDREQICKQSASCQLNLEVFLENPLELFRIEIEVVDINDNPPSFPETDITVEISESATPGTRFPLESAFDPDVGSNALRTYDITTNNYFYLDVQTQTDGNKFAELVLEKPLDREQQAAHRYVLTAVDGGQPPRTGTALLVVKVLDSNDNVPVFDQPVYSVSLPENAPVGTLVIQLNATDLDEGQNGEIVYSFSNHISSRVKDLFSIDARTGRIEVRGEVDFEESGLYQIFVQAKDLGPNAVPAHCKVLVKVTDVNDNAPEITFSTVTESVNENAAPGTVIALLSVTDKDSEDNGQMHVEILGDVPFKLKTSFRNYFTIVTDGPLNRENADSYSVTVVARDKGTPSLATSKSIKVQVSDVNDNAPTFTQPFYDVYVTENNVPGAYIHAVTALDPDIGQNALISYSIMECDIQGMSVKTYVSINEETGYLYALRSFDYEQLKDFTFMVQAKDSGSPELYSNVTVKVIIVDQNDNPPSVIAPLGKNGTAREPLPRSAEPGYLVTRIVAMDADDGENARLSYSIQRGNENGMFRMDWRTGELRTARRVSTKRDPHQMYDLLIEIRDHGQPPLSSTASVFVVLVDSVVEGRNSGERGAAKAKEGSLDLTLILIIALGSVSFIFLLAMIVLAVRCQKEKKLNIYTCLTSECCLGCTTCCSRHARARKKKLSKSDIMLVQSAVNVTGASTAQVPVEESGSFGSHHQNQNYCYQTKHQRAELSYLVDRPRRVNSSAFQEADLVSSKDSGHGDSEQGDSDHDATNRGHSSGADLFSNCTEECKALGHSDRCWMPSFVPSDGRQAADYRSNLHVPGMDSVPDTERGKGFASSFRVDIPETA; the protein is encoded by the exons ATGATTGTGCTATTCGTTCTGCTGTGTATTGCGAATGGAGCTGTCTCGCAAATACGCTACTCAGTGCCGGAGGAGGCGGAACATGGCACGTTCGTGGGGAATATCGCCGAGGACCTGGGACTGGACTTCACCAAAGTCGCCTCGCGACGCTTCCAGGTAGTGCCCAACTCGCGGACACCGTATCTGGAAGTGAACCTGGAGAATGGAATTCTGTTCGTTAACGAAAGAATCGACCGTGAGCAGATCTGTAAGCAGAGTGCCAGCTGTCAGTTAAACCTGGAGGTGTTTCTTGAGAACCCGCTCGAGCTTTTCCGCATAGAAATAGAGGTCGTAGATATTAATGACAATCCACCCAGCTTCCCCGAGACCGACATCACCGTGGAAATCTCGGAGAGCGCTACCCCCGGAACCCGCTTCCCTTTGGAGAGCGCATTTGATCCGGACGTGGGCTCCAACGCCTTGCGCACATACGACATCACCACCAACAACTATTTCTACCTGGATGTGCAGACGCAAACGGACGGGAACAAATTCGCCGAGTTGGTGCTGGAGAAGCCGCTAGACAGAGAGCAGCAGGCGGCGCACAGATACGTGCTAACGGCGGTGGACGGTGGCCAGCCGCCTAGGACCGGCACCGCGCTTTTGGTGGTCAAAGTGCTGGATTCTAACGACAATGTACCCGTGTTTGATCAGCCCGTGTACTCTGTGAGCCTCCCCGAGAACGCACCGGTGGGCACCCTGGTTATTCAGCTGAACGCCACTGATTTGGACGAGGGTCAGAACGGAGAGATAGTGTATTCGTTCAGCAACCACATCTCAAGCCGCGTGAAGGACTTATTTAGCATAGATGCGCGCACTGGTCGCATCGAGGTGCGCGGAGAAGTGGATTTCGAGGAGAGTGGCTTGTATCAAATATTCGTTCAGGCGAAAGACCTCGGGCCAAATGCCGTGCCAGCGCACTGCAAAGTTCTGGTGAAAGTCACGGACGTGAACGATAACGCTCCCGAGATTACGTTTAGCACCGTGACCGAGTCTGTGAACGAGAACGCAGCCCCGGGCACCGTCATAGCGCTGCTGAGCGTGACGGACAAGGACTCGGAGGATAACGGACAGATGCACGTTGAAATTCTCGGGGACGTGCCGTTCAAACTCAAAACCTCATTTAGGAACTATTTCACTATTGTGACGGACGGACCATTAAACAGAGAAAATGCAGACTCTTACTCAGTCACTGTAGTTGCTAGGGATAAAGGTACCCCTTCTCTCGCCACTAGTAAATCTATCAAAGTCCAAGTGTCGGATGTGAATGACAATGCGCCAACGTTTACGCAGCCCTTTTATGATGTGTATGTGACTGAAAACAATGTTCCAGGCGCTTATATCCACGCTGTGACTGCTTTGGACCCAGACATAGGTCAGAACGCGCTCATAAGTTACTCCATAATGGAGTGTGATATTCAAGGTATGTCCGTAAAGACGTATGTGTCAATCAACGAAGAGACTGGCTATCTGTATGCACTCAGATCTTTTGATTACGAACAGCTGAAAGATTTCACCTTTATGGTTCAGGCGAAAGATTCTGGTAGCCCCGAGCTGTACTCTAACGTAACGGTCAAGGTGATCATCGTTGACCAGAATGACAACCCCCCATCGGTCATTGCCCCATTGGGAAAGAACGGCACCGCGAGAGAGCCTCTGCCCCGGTCCGCCGAGCCTGGATACCTGGTCACCCGCATCGTCGCCATGGACGCGGACGACGGCGAGAACGCACGGCTCTCCTACAGCATCCAGCGTGGGAACGAGAACGGCATGTTCAGAATGGACTGGCGGACTGGGGAGCTGCGCACAGCCCGACGTGTCTCCACCAAGCGGGACCCGCACCAGATGTACGACCTGTTGATTGAGATTAGGGACCACgggcagcctcctctctcctccaccgcgAGTGTGTTCGTCGTGCTGGTGGACAGCGTGGTGGAGGGTCGCAACAGCGGGGAGAGGGGCGCCGCCAAGGCCAAGGAGGGCTCCCTGGacctcaccctcatcctcatcatcgcCCTGGGCTCCGTCtccttcatcttcctcctcgcCATGATCGTGCTGGCGGTGCGCTGCCAGAAGGAAAAAAAGCTCAACATCTACACGTGCCTCACCAGCGAGTGCTGCCTGGGGTGCACGACCTGCTGTAGCAGGCACGCGCGAGCCCGCAAGAAAAAGCTCAGCAAGTCCGATATCATGCTGGTGCAGAGCGCCGTTAACGTCACCGGGGCCAGTACGGCCCAGGTACCTGTGGAAGAATCTGGGAGCTTCGGCTCTCACCATCAAAACCAGAACTATTGCTACCAG ACCAAACATCAGCGAGCCGAGCTCAGTTACCTGGTGGACAGGCCCAGGCGCGTGAACAG cTCGGCGTTCCAAGAGGCCGATCTCGTGAGCTCGAAAGACAGCGGACACGGTGACAGCGAGCAGGGAGACAGTGACCACGACGCCACCAATCGAGGTCACTCCTCCG